A single genomic interval of Juglans regia cultivar Chandler chromosome 1, Walnut 2.0, whole genome shotgun sequence harbors:
- the LOC109021872 gene encoding mitochondrial import receptor subunit TOM20 — protein sequence MEQGDFDRILFFEQARKAAEATYAKNPLDADNLARWGGVLLELSQFQSVPDSKKMIQDAISKLEEALLVNPMKHDALWCLGNAHTSYAFLTPDQDEAKVYFDKAAFNYQQAVDEDPGNDLYRKSLEVAAKAPELHMEIHKHGFAQQTMGTGGPSTSSGSKTSSKKKKSSDLKYDIFGWIILAVGIVAWVGFAKSQVPPPPPR from the exons ATGGAGCAGGGAGATTTCGATCGGATCCTCTTCTTCGAACAGGCCCGCAAGGCCGCCGAGGCTACCTACGCTAAGAACCCTCTCGATGCTGAT AACTTGGCGAGGTGGGGAGGAGTACTGTTAGAGTTGTCTCAATTTCAGAGCGTTCCCGATTCGAAAAAGATGATTCAAG ATGCAATTTCAAAGCTGGAGGAAGCATTGCTGGTTAATCCCATGAAGCATGATGCTCTTTGGTGCCTAGGAAATGCTCACACATCTTATGCATTTTTGACACCGGACCAGGATGAGGCAAAGGTTTATTTCGACAAGGCAGCTTTCAACTATCAGCAAGCAGTCGATGAG GATCCAGGGAATGATCTTTATCGCAAGTCCTTGGAAGTTGCTGCCAAg GCCCCTGAATTGCACATGGAAATTCATAAGCACGGTTTTGCTCAACAAACAATGGGGACAGGAGGACCTTCTACTTCATCAGGTTCAAAG acttcttcaaagaaaaagaagagtagTGATCTCAAATATGACATATTTGGATGGATAATTCTTGCTGTTGGAATTGTTGCATGGGTGGGTTTTGCAAAATCACAGGTTCCTCCACCTCCTCCACGATAA
- the LOC109021874 gene encoding uncharacterized protein LOC109021874 isoform X2, which produces MKNLTVNRKHKFVLNVTTWDGETNWSAYSWFIDTIPPTATIHSEQTYTNAETLAVDVTFSEPCTGQGGFKCVNSSNCNVMLNGPAQVRASSLRIMEPGIKYGLDILLSSRSMYGRVVITMADDFCTDKAGNHFIRTNGSTVIIHFDRRPVLVDLWTSVSSYELVINGVPRTVLATNKMEDIEIFLDFSIPIINSTEQILRALHANSGTLIPVHDKVRGNRRFVFEIKNISSTEIITVELQAGSIIGRTGTPVSPVASITFLFDSTSPYVSLSTSSPSITKESNINVIVEFTKPVFGFKASMVKVVGGSLIRFKEHSRALYSLTVLAEAQNLLSVTIPEGIVKDISGNLNLGSNQLEVKHYSTPAISIALHTFVTAGTVSTALAAAILSISSANLGAISAVASGSNHAIALDPSLNLQGMVGHLQVFVLSDWFSANHPIEYSETTKGLTWIIARQKLPWNRGCASTWPNYIYLAEGNLAGKLSGFGRSSHEMPHQPIGLNMTNSSYTQPERPFPIKIDPMSAWLHGKHDISFKSTAFGLPLDSNEYFIHFLRGEPISASDAVKTLENYKGWRDMEMNLFWLAVGGGSLLILHFLLIIFLRWRTGTPAHGILSVPRFELFLLILMLPCISQSSAFVIRGGTPVGIIIGALLLAIPAAFVLSVCLFLIIGIFTGSFSQYKEVKYATIEEPWWTKLWFFFTGRPTTGKWFYGEGLSSSFLPRFGILFESWKGPPSFIFVDQIDKNSIPKWTGSGKSGIGRMQAVSSDDSNEETRIPRSKRLLGCTRSSYIILDLLRRISLGFISGAYSLPKSSQSLFALTITLLQFMYLFSLKPHIRRGVNVVESVSLLCEAGIFGLSLGISSSNLVEARKLGFLMLALLFFTFIVQIINEWYALIKSILRLSQSRENSFKLGLKFAAKGLVLPFLPRQYWSRVIPATSQPKTGLAPVLPLSPETELERRNTRVQSVNPISSMTATVVPVLSPGSPGPNVMQTTFPTNSDAILSGMRSGDGKRLKGIKFEPKSEMKKLRELARASFSGDSMREEASTSYAFRPHSSADTSGS; this is translated from the exons ATACAATACCGCCAACTGCAACGATTCACAGCGAACAGACTTATACCAATGCGGAAACATTAGCCGTTGATGTTACATTCAGTGAACCTTGCACTGGACAGGGTGGTTTCAAGTGTGTAAACTCATCCAACTGCAAT GTCATGCTAAATGGTCCTGCCCAGGTACGAGCATCTTCACTAAGGATTATGGAACCTGGAATCAAATACGGCCTAGATATACTTCTCTCCTCGAGAAGCATGTATGGACGAGTGGTGATCACAATGGCAGATGATTTTTGTACAGATAAGGCAGGAAACCATTTCATAAGAACAAATGGTTCCACAGTAATCATTCACTTTG ATAGGAGGCCAGTGCTGGTGGATTTATGGACGTCTGTTTCATCCTATGAGTTGGTAATTAATGGGGTTCCAAGAACTGTGCTTGCCACAAACAAAATGGAGGACATTGAAATCTTCCTGGATTTCAGCATTCCCATTATAAATTCAACAGAGCAGATCCTAAGGGCATTACATGCAAACTCGGGTACCTTAATACCTGTTCATGATAAAGTTCGAGGGAACCGCCGATTTGTTTTCGAA ATCAAGAACATATCAAGTACAGAAATCATCACAGTTGAACTACAGGCTGGTTCAATAATTGGTCGGACAGGCACTCCAGTCTCACCTGTTGCCTCAATTACATTCCTATTTG ATTCCACAAGCCCCTATGTATCGTTGAGTACAAGCTcaccaagcattacaaaggagTCTAACATCAATGTCATAGTCGAGTTTACAAAGCCAGTTTTTGGCTTTAAGGCCTCCATGGTAAAAGTGGTTGGGGGGTCACTGATAAG GTTTAAGGAACATTCAAGAGCTCTCTACTCGTTGACAGTCCTGGCAGAAGCTCAGAATTTGTTATCAGTTACCATTCCTGAAGGGATAGTAAAAGATATTTCAGGAAATCTTAATCTGGGATCCAACCAACTTGAAGTGAAACATT ATTCAACCCCTGCAATATCCATCGCACTACACACATTTGTGACGGCGGGAACGGTTTCAACAGCACTGGCAGCTGCCATTCTTTCAATCTCATCTGCAAATCTCGGAGCAATCAGCGCTGTTGCTTCTGGGAGTAACCATGCTATTGCTTTGGACCCATCACTGAATTTACAG GGAATGGTTGGACATCTGCAAGTGTTTGTCCTTTCCGACTGGTTCTCAGCAAACCATCCAATCGAATATTCTGAGACAACAAAAGGTCTTACGTGGATCATAGCTCGCCAAAAGCTTCCATGGAATAGGGGTTGCGCTTCTACATGGCCCAACTATATTTATTTAGCTGAAGGGAACCTTGCAGGAAAATTGAGTGGCTTTGGAAGGTCTTCTCATGAAATGCCTCACCAGCCAATTGGCTTAAATATGACCAACTCATCTTATACACAACCTGAACGACCGTTCCCAATCAAGATTGACCCTATGTCGGCTTGGCTCCATGGAAAGCACGACATTAGCTTTAAAAGTACTGCTTTTGGGCTACCTCTCGACTCCAATGAATACTTCATCCATTTCTTG AGAGGAGAGCCAATATCTGCTAGCGATGCTGTCAAGACGCTGGAGAATTACAAAGG GTGGCGAGACATGGAAATGAACTTATTCTGGCTTGCTGTGGGAGGTGGTAGTTTACTAATACTtcattttctattaataattttCCTAAGATGGAGAACAGGAACACCAGCACATGGGATACTTTCAGTACCCAGGTTTGAGCTTTTTCTTCTGATTCTGATGCTACCTTGTATCTCTCAGTCTTCAGCTTTTGTCATAAGAG GCGGTACACCGGTGGGCATCATCATCGGGGCCTTGTTGTTAGCCATCCCTGCAGCATTTGTTTTATCAGTGTGCCTCTTTCTCATAATCGGAATCTTCACTGGCAGTTTTTCACAGTACAAAGAAGTGAAGTATGCAACCATAGAAGAACCATGGTGGACAAAGCTATGGTTCTTCTTCACTGGCAGGCCTACAACTGGAAAGTGGTTTTATGGGGAAGGGCTGTCTTCATCTTTCCTCCCACGCTTTGGAATTCTCTTTGAAAGTTGGAAGGGTCCTCCTTCGTTTATCTTTGTTGATCAGATTGACAAAAACAGCATACCAAAGTGGACTGGAAGTGGCAAAAGTGGGATTGGTAGAATGCAAGCAGTCAGCTCAGATGACAGCAATGAAGAAACCAGAATACCTAGATCTAAAAGGCTCTTGGGTTGTACTAGATCCTCCTATATCATTCTTGATCTTTTAAGAAGGATCAGTTTGGGTTTCATATCTGGAGCATACTCATTGCCGAAATCAAGCCAAAGCCTTTTCGCATTGACAATCACACTGTTACAATTCATGTATCTGTTTTCTCTCAAACCACACATCAGAAGGGGAGTCAATGTGGTGGAAAGTGTTTCTCTCTTGTGTGAGGCAGGCATCTTTGGTCTATCGCTCGGTATCAGTAGCTCGAATCTGGTTGAAGCAAGAAAGTTAGGATTTCTAATGTTGGCTCTCCTTTTCTTTACCTTTATTGTCCAAATTATAAATGAGTGGTATGCACTGATCAAATCAATATTAAGACTGTCACAGTCTCGTGAGAATTCTTTCAAGCTTGGATTGAAGTTTGCTGCTAAAGGACTTGTCCTGCCTTTCCTTCCAAGGCAGTATTGGTCGAGAGTCATACCCGCAACCTCCCAACCAAAAACTGGGCTAGCTCCAGTCCTTCCCTTAAGTCCAGAAACAGAGCTGGAAAGAAGAAATACAAGAGTACAGTCGGTTAATCCAATTAGCTCCATGACTGCAACAGTAGTCCCTGTGCTCAGTCCTGGCTCACCAGGCCCCAATGTCATGCAAACGACATTTCCCACGAACTCAGATGCTATCCTCAGTGGGATGAGATCAGGGGATGGAAAACGGCTAAAGGGAATTAAATTTGAGCCCAAAAGCGAGATGAAGAAGTTAAGGGAGTTGGCAAGGGCTAGTTTCTCAGGGGATTCAATGCGCGAGGAAGCTAGTACCAGCTATGCTTTTCGACCGCACTCCTCCGCTGATACCTCAGGAAGTTGA
- the LOC109021893 gene encoding uncharacterized protein LOC109021893 isoform X2, which produces MTTQSELYGHDAALSLWFRRSFLSPRVPPFPSRGVSFVLPKPQRLHRVLAMAVKRSPKRLKYSAPRFTKEDGLLYVEADSSGADSWKLEPVVNLLKQGAVGVIPTDTVYAIVCDLKSNSAIERLRRIKNIDALKPLSILCHSFRDIDTYTTGFPRGDSQGHASIFRAVKHCLPGPYTFILTASKELPKQCIRYGTTAAKFASRKKVGVRMPDDAISRAILERMDAPLISTRQIYHTCCLYFSYLNGIECMSLVSVSSAQRRMSG; this is translated from the exons ATGACTACACAGTCGGAACTGTACGGTCACGACGCAGCGCTATCGCTCTGGTTCCGGCGGTCTTTCTTGAGTCCACGTGTCCCTCCGTTTCCAAGCCGCGGTGTCTCTTTCGTCCTCCCGAAACCCCAGCGGCTCCACCGTGTCTTGGCCATGGCCGTTAAGCGCAGCCCTAAGCGTCTCAAATACTCTGCTCCTCGCTTCACCAAG GAGGATGGCTTGCTTTATGTTGAAGCTGATTCATCAGGAGCAGACAGCTGGAAATTGGAGCCAGTTGTCAATCTTTTGAAACAGGGAGCGGTTGGGGTCATTCCTACAGACACTGT GTATGCAATCgtttgtgatttgaaaagcaatTCAGCGATTGAACGTCTTCGCAG gataaaaaatatagatgctTTAAAG cCTCTTAGCATCTTATGCCACTCTTTCCGGGACATTGATACATATACAACAGGGTTCCCTCGTGGTGATAGCCAAGGTCATGCTAGTATATTCCGAGCTGTGAAGCATTGCTTACCTGGgcct TATACTTTCATCCTGACTGCAAGTAAAGAGTTACCTAAACAGTGTATAAGGTATGGGACTACAGCTGCCAAATTTGCATCGAGGAAAAAGGTGGGTGTTCGTATGCCTGATGACGCCATAAGTCGGGCAATACTCGAGAGGATGGATGCCCCTTTAATTTCCACAAG GCAAATATATCATACCTGCTGTTTGTACTTCTCATACCTTAATGGTATTGAATGCATGTCCCTTGTGTCAGTGTCAAGTGCCCAAAGGAGAATGAGTGGCTGA
- the LOC109021893 gene encoding uncharacterized protein YciO isoform X1 → MTTQSELYGHDAALSLWFRRSFLSPRVPPFPSRGVSFVLPKPQRLHRVLAMAVKRSPKRLKYSAPRFTKEDGLLYVEADSSGADSWKLEPVVNLLKQGAVGVIPTDTVYAIVCDLKSNSAIERLRRIKNIDALKPLSILCHSFRDIDTYTTGFPRGDSQGHASIFRAVKHCLPGPYTFILTASKELPKQCIRYGTTAAKFASRKKVGVRMPDDAISRAILERMDAPLISTSVKCPKENEWLIDPVVIADIYGQEGLDFVVDGGVRVADPSTVVDMTVIPPKIVRQGKGPKLHWMGAEDDDGSAAMPEAKLIIPYAT, encoded by the exons ATGACTACACAGTCGGAACTGTACGGTCACGACGCAGCGCTATCGCTCTGGTTCCGGCGGTCTTTCTTGAGTCCACGTGTCCCTCCGTTTCCAAGCCGCGGTGTCTCTTTCGTCCTCCCGAAACCCCAGCGGCTCCACCGTGTCTTGGCCATGGCCGTTAAGCGCAGCCCTAAGCGTCTCAAATACTCTGCTCCTCGCTTCACCAAG GAGGATGGCTTGCTTTATGTTGAAGCTGATTCATCAGGAGCAGACAGCTGGAAATTGGAGCCAGTTGTCAATCTTTTGAAACAGGGAGCGGTTGGGGTCATTCCTACAGACACTGT GTATGCAATCgtttgtgatttgaaaagcaatTCAGCGATTGAACGTCTTCGCAG gataaaaaatatagatgctTTAAAG cCTCTTAGCATCTTATGCCACTCTTTCCGGGACATTGATACATATACAACAGGGTTCCCTCGTGGTGATAGCCAAGGTCATGCTAGTATATTCCGAGCTGTGAAGCATTGCTTACCTGGgcct TATACTTTCATCCTGACTGCAAGTAAAGAGTTACCTAAACAGTGTATAAGGTATGGGACTACAGCTGCCAAATTTGCATCGAGGAAAAAGGTGGGTGTTCGTATGCCTGATGACGCCATAAGTCGGGCAATACTCGAGAGGATGGATGCCCCTTTAATTTCCACAAG TGTCAAGTGCCCAAAGGAGAATGAGTGGCTGATAGATCCGGTTGTAATAGCTGATATATATGGACAAGAG GGTCTGGACTTTGTTGTCGATGGGGGGGTAAGAGTGGCAGATCCATCCACTGTTGTTGACATGACGGTGATTCCTCCCAAGATCGTAAGGCAGGGAAAG GGGCCTAAGTTACACTGGATGGGTGCTGAAGATGATGATGGATCTGCTGCTATGCCTGAAGCAAAGCTCATCATTCCTTATGCTACTTGA